One window from the genome of Cyclobacterium amurskyense encodes:
- a CDS encoding c-type cytochrome, with the protein MKIISSIYSIAVVGISLGFVSCKAEGDYPGTEYAPQMYHSVPYEGLSQITNEEEGQWLSNREDGKGEFFNSNTNNPNRMNMREPVANTVPRNKDGILPYRLRVADLEGAAAIQNPIPLTDEVLADGKRLFVQYCSPCHGAGGEGDGNAGMVIGGVANLKGGAYLNLPEGHIFHVITHGKGRMGAHGSQITADRRWKIVHYVKQEIQKQ; encoded by the coding sequence ATGAAAATTATATCATCAATATATTCAATAGCTGTAGTCGGGATATCACTAGGATTTGTTTCATGCAAAGCTGAAGGGGATTATCCAGGTACGGAATATGCTCCTCAGATGTATCATTCAGTTCCTTATGAAGGCTTAAGCCAGATCACGAACGAAGAAGAGGGACAATGGTTATCCAATAGAGAGGATGGCAAAGGAGAGTTTTTTAATAGCAATACAAACAACCCGAATAGAATGAATATGCGGGAGCCTGTAGCTAACACTGTACCTCGAAACAAAGACGGTATTTTGCCTTACAGGTTGAGAGTTGCTGACTTAGAAGGAGCTGCTGCTATACAGAATCCTATTCCTCTTACTGATGAGGTATTGGCGGATGGAAAAAGATTATTCGTTCAATATTGCTCTCCATGTCATGGAGCCGGCGGAGAAGGTGACGGTAACGCAGGCATGGTAATAGGTGGAGTTGCAAATCTAAAAGGAGGAGCCTATTTAAATTTACCTGAAGGCCATATATTTCATGTGATCACACATGGTAAAGGTAGGATGGGTGCCCACGGATCGCAGATTACTGCTGACAGAAGGTGGAAAATTGTACACTATGTTAAACAAGAAATTCAGAAGCAATAA
- a CDS encoding cytochrome c oxidase subunit II: MYGFLISIGVVLLIMVIWMVYRIQTLISVAKGSDKKIATTSNKVNAILFMVFLIGIGGWMFWYSIKEFHNYQLPIASEHGVVTDRLFWITMAVTGFIFILTHILLFWFSYHYQYKEDRRATFFPDNNRLEIIWTLVPAVVLTVLVISGWKAWSDITSPAPDNAHVVEIMGYQFAWDVRYPGADQQLGDYDYRLTTATNSRGIDFTDKNSFDDFPSQNVVIPKGEPVLFNIRARDVLHSVFAPHMRLKMDAVPGMPTRFWFVPNKTTEEMRAELGDDEFEFEIACTEVCGNGHFSMRKVIRVVEPEEYRKWFAEQTPFIKSNPDLVADLPVDLKELAEIYINEE; this comes from the coding sequence ATGTACGGATTTCTTATTTCAATAGGTGTAGTACTCCTGATCATGGTGATCTGGATGGTATACAGAATACAAACCTTGATCTCGGTCGCTAAAGGTTCTGATAAAAAGATTGCTACAACCAGTAATAAAGTAAACGCCATTTTGTTTATGGTATTCCTTATTGGAATCGGTGGCTGGATGTTTTGGTATTCAATTAAAGAGTTTCACAATTATCAATTGCCAATTGCCTCAGAGCATGGTGTAGTTACTGATAGGTTGTTCTGGATTACAATGGCCGTTACTGGTTTTATTTTCATCCTTACTCATATTCTTTTGTTTTGGTTTAGCTATCATTACCAATACAAAGAGGACCGTAGAGCTACCTTTTTTCCAGACAACAATAGATTGGAGATTATTTGGACGCTTGTACCTGCAGTAGTTCTAACTGTACTGGTTATTTCAGGATGGAAAGCTTGGTCAGATATTACCAGTCCTGCACCTGACAATGCGCATGTAGTGGAAATCATGGGGTACCAATTTGCATGGGATGTAAGATATCCTGGTGCTGATCAACAATTGGGGGATTATGATTATCGACTTACAACTGCTACCAATTCAAGAGGAATAGATTTTACGGATAAAAATTCTTTTGATGATTTTCCTTCGCAAAATGTTGTAATACCTAAGGGTGAACCTGTATTATTTAACATTAGAGCCAGGGATGTGCTTCATTCAGTTTTTGCTCCGCATATGCGATTAAAAATGGATGCCGTACCAGGTATGCCTACCAGATTCTGGTTTGTCCCTAACAAAACGACTGAAGAAATGAGAGCCGAATTGGGGGACGATGAATTTGAGTTTGAAATTGCTTGTACTGAGGTTTGTGGCAATGGTCATTTTTCAATGAGAAAAGTGATCAGGGTTGTAGAACCTGAGGAATATAGAAAGTGGTTTGCTGAGCAAACGCCTTTTATAAAGAGTAATCCGGATCTCGTTGCCGACCTTCCTGTAGATTTAAAGGAATTGGCTGAGATTTATATAAATGAAGAATAA
- a CDS encoding cytochrome c oxidase subunit I, with product MAVANVSAHDAASTHDDHDHEHHDNFITKYIFSTDHKMIAKQYLVSGIFWAFIGGFLSVLFRLQLGFPDMDMSFLRPILGGWIDATGKLDPTFYLALVTMHGTIMVFFVLTAGLSGTFSNFLIPLQIGARDMASGFMNMLSYWFFFISGVIMFASLFLEKGPASGGWVVYPPLSALEQAIPGSGLGMTLWLVAMVFFIASSLMGGINYITTVINLRTKGMSFSRLPLTIWAFFLTAVIGLLSFPVLFSAALLLVFDRSFGTSFYLSDIYIGGEALPNTGGSAVLYQHLFWFLGHPEVYIVLLPALGITSEVIATNSRKPIFGYKAMIISMLGITILSFVVWAHHMFVSGMNPFLGSIFMFLTLIIAVPSAVKVFNYLTTLWRGNLRFTPGMLFSIGLVSFFISGGLTGIFLGNSAIDIQLHDTYFVVAHFHLVMGAASFFGMLAGVYHWFPKMFGRMLDEKLGYVHFWLTFIGVYLVFFPMHYIGIAGFPRRYYSWTNFSFSDMYTDLNMFVSVAAIVTFVAQFIFIFNFFYSMYKGRKASANPWQSNTLEWTTPINPGHGNWVGEIPSVYRWPYDYSKPGSKEDFIPQTVPLSATPESNLPHEEKLVQLEKEIMAEDGEVLVTNESNESK from the coding sequence ATGGCAGTAGCAAACGTTTCAGCTCATGATGCAGCATCTACACATGATGATCATGACCATGAGCACCACGATAACTTCATAACGAAGTATATATTTTCAACTGACCATAAGATGATTGCGAAGCAATATCTTGTGTCTGGTATATTTTGGGCATTTATCGGTGGTTTTCTTTCTGTATTATTTCGATTGCAGTTGGGTTTTCCTGATATGGATATGTCCTTCCTTAGACCTATTTTGGGTGGATGGATAGATGCTACCGGAAAATTGGATCCTACCTTTTATTTGGCCTTAGTTACTATGCACGGTACCATTATGGTATTCTTTGTATTAACTGCAGGTCTAAGTGGTACCTTCTCTAATTTTCTAATCCCATTGCAAATTGGAGCCCGAGATATGGCTTCAGGGTTTATGAACATGCTTTCCTACTGGTTTTTCTTTATCTCCGGTGTGATTATGTTTGCCTCCCTATTCCTTGAAAAAGGACCTGCCAGTGGTGGTTGGGTTGTTTACCCTCCTTTATCCGCACTTGAGCAAGCCATTCCTGGTTCTGGTCTTGGTATGACACTTTGGTTGGTAGCGATGGTTTTCTTTATCGCCTCTTCTTTAATGGGTGGGATAAACTATATTACTACTGTAATTAACCTTCGTACCAAAGGGATGTCTTTTTCCAGACTTCCTCTTACAATATGGGCCTTTTTCTTAACAGCCGTTATTGGATTGTTGTCATTCCCTGTATTGTTTTCAGCTGCCTTGTTATTGGTATTTGACAGAAGCTTTGGAACGAGTTTTTACCTTTCCGATATCTATATTGGTGGTGAAGCTTTACCTAATACAGGTGGTAGCGCCGTATTGTATCAGCATTTATTCTGGTTCCTTGGTCACCCTGAAGTATATATAGTATTGCTTCCTGCACTAGGAATTACCTCTGAAGTAATAGCAACCAATTCAAGAAAGCCTATTTTCGGATATAAAGCCATGATTATATCAATGCTTGGTATCACTATCTTGTCTTTCGTTGTTTGGGCGCATCACATGTTTGTATCTGGAATGAATCCTTTCCTAGGATCCATCTTTATGTTCCTTACTTTGATTATTGCCGTTCCGTCTGCTGTTAAAGTATTTAATTACTTAACCACTTTATGGAGAGGTAACCTAAGGTTTACTCCAGGAATGTTGTTCTCTATAGGTTTGGTATCTTTCTTTATCTCAGGTGGTTTGACAGGTATTTTCCTGGGTAACTCCGCAATTGATATTCAACTACACGATACTTACTTTGTTGTAGCGCATTTCCACCTTGTAATGGGAGCTGCTTCATTCTTTGGAATGTTGGCAGGTGTTTACCATTGGTTCCCTAAGATGTTTGGTAGAATGCTTGATGAGAAATTAGGCTACGTTCATTTCTGGCTAACATTTATCGGTGTATATCTTGTATTCTTCCCTATGCACTATATCGGGATAGCAGGATTTCCAAGAAGATACTACAGCTGGACTAACTTCTCCTTTTCCGACATGTATACTGATTTGAATATGTTTGTGTCTGTTGCTGCGATCGTTACTTTCGTTGCTCAGTTCATCTTCATATTTAACTTCTTCTACAGCATGTACAAAGGAAGAAAAGCCAGTGCCAATCCATGGCAGTCCAACACACTAGAGTGGACTACTCCAATCAATCCTGGACATGGTAACTGGGTAGGAGAGATACCTTCTGTATATAGATGGCCTTACGATTACAGTAAGCCTGGATCTAAAGAAGATTTTATACCTCAAACTGTTCCACTTTCTGCTACTCCTGAATCAAACCTTCCACATGAAGAAAAACTTGTTCAATTGGAAAAGGAAATAATGGCTGAAGATGGAGAAGTGTTGGTAACTAATGAATCAAACGAATCTAAATAA
- a CDS encoding COX15/CtaA family protein — protein MNQTNLNNINSFRSVCFITTVAVFLLILIGGVVRSTGAGMGCPDWPKCFGSWVPPTSVDQLPTNYPEIYVTKRVEKNERFASLLTNLGFDHLAEDIRNDKSILEQEPFNATKTWIEYVNRLAGAIIGLLIILTLIYSIKVRSVNPRIMWLSFLSLVLVLFQGWLGSIVVSTNLLQWMISVHMIVALLMVCLLLYIYHLSGKYTPYRDKTVLPVGVSKKYRLFLGLGILLMVVQIILGTQVREQIDIIAGNASYLGRSTWIDELGLTYYIHRTYSLVILALHIYIGYQLFPYREQNKKIANHYLILMLLFVTVILSGAIMAYFGIPAFIQPLHLFLGSLIIGFQYYIWLELGRREEAPINIALS, from the coding sequence ATGAATCAAACGAATCTAAATAATATTAACAGCTTCCGTAGTGTATGTTTCATCACTACGGTTGCCGTTTTTCTTCTTATTCTTATTGGTGGGGTTGTTAGAAGTACTGGTGCAGGCATGGGTTGCCCTGACTGGCCAAAGTGTTTTGGAAGTTGGGTTCCACCAACATCAGTAGATCAATTACCTACCAACTATCCTGAAATCTATGTTACCAAGAGGGTTGAAAAGAACGAGCGCTTCGCTTCTCTTTTGACCAATCTAGGTTTCGATCATTTGGCTGAGGATATAAGGAACGATAAAAGTATCCTCGAACAGGAGCCATTTAATGCCACTAAAACTTGGATAGAATATGTGAATAGGCTTGCAGGTGCCATTATCGGTTTGCTAATCATATTGACATTGATTTATTCAATTAAAGTAAGGTCAGTTAACCCTAGAATAATGTGGCTTTCTTTCCTTTCTCTTGTTTTAGTGTTATTTCAGGGCTGGTTAGGATCCATAGTGGTTTCAACTAACTTACTGCAGTGGATGATAAGCGTCCACATGATTGTTGCACTGTTAATGGTCTGCCTTCTTTTGTATATTTATCATTTATCAGGTAAGTACACCCCTTATAGAGACAAAACAGTTTTACCTGTTGGTGTTTCAAAGAAATACCGTTTATTTCTTGGTTTGGGTATCTTACTAATGGTAGTTCAAATAATACTTGGGACGCAGGTTAGGGAGCAAATTGACATTATAGCCGGAAATGCTTCCTATTTGGGAAGGTCTACATGGATTGATGAATTAGGACTCACCTACTATATACATAGAACGTATTCTCTGGTTATTTTGGCTTTGCACATATATATTGGTTACCAATTATTCCCTTATAGGGAACAAAACAAAAAAATTGCTAATCATTATTTAATATTGATGTTATTGTTTGTTACGGTAATTCTCTCCGGAGCAATCATGGCATATTTTGGAATACCTGCTTTCATCCAACCTTTGCATTTATTCTTAGGTTCCTTGATAATCGGTTTTCAATATTACATTTGGCTTGAATTAGGGCGAAGAGAAGAAGCCCCTATAAATATTGCTTTATCATGA
- the cyoE gene encoding heme o synthase, whose amino-acid sequence MSTVNLSEKFLWDSVSMRFKAYLDLLKFRLSALVTFSAVFGFILGHHGQSFSWSGFIGLVVGGFLISGASGAANEIKERDYDKLMKRTQTRPLPMEIISVREAIWFSIIAAVLGVSLLAVFTNILTTCLGILSMVLYVFVYTPLKRVGPIAVLVGAIPGAMPPLLGWTAVTGSISYEALIIFGIQFIWQFPHFWAIAWVSDEDYKKAGFKLLPSGGQKDLNTAIQIMIYTLFLLPLGLLPTYFGLTGLNSGIVATICGVLFLAQTFSLMKDCSRKSALKIMFGSFLYLPIVQIAYLLDKV is encoded by the coding sequence ATGAGTACAGTAAATTTATCAGAAAAGTTTTTGTGGGACAGCGTGTCGATGAGATTTAAAGCTTATTTGGATTTACTTAAATTCAGATTATCTGCTTTGGTAACGTTTTCCGCTGTGTTCGGTTTTATATTAGGACATCATGGACAGAGTTTTTCCTGGAGTGGATTTATTGGACTTGTAGTTGGCGGTTTTTTAATTAGTGGTGCATCCGGTGCTGCCAATGAGATTAAAGAACGCGATTATGATAAATTAATGAAGCGTACTCAAACCAGACCGCTACCTATGGAAATAATTTCTGTAAGGGAAGCCATTTGGTTTTCAATTATAGCAGCCGTTTTGGGTGTTTCTCTATTGGCTGTCTTTACCAATATTTTGACTACCTGTTTGGGTATTCTGAGTATGGTTCTGTATGTCTTTGTTTATACCCCACTTAAAAGAGTTGGACCGATAGCGGTTCTTGTTGGTGCCATTCCTGGAGCCATGCCTCCATTACTTGGTTGGACAGCGGTTACTGGAAGTATTTCTTATGAAGCGCTAATTATTTTTGGCATTCAATTTATCTGGCAATTTCCTCACTTCTGGGCAATCGCTTGGGTGAGTGATGAAGATTATAAGAAAGCTGGTTTTAAGTTACTGCCTTCAGGTGGGCAAAAGGACCTTAATACTGCTATACAAATAATGATATATACCTTATTTTTGTTGCCTCTTGGACTTTTACCTACCTATTTTGGACTTACAGGTTTAAATTCAGGAATTGTGGCTACGATATGTGGGGTACTTTTTCTTGCTCAAACTTTTTCTTTGATGAAAGATTGTTCAAGGAAATCTGCACTTAAAATTATGTTTGGCTCATTTTTGTACCTTCCTATAGTACAAATCGCCTATTTACTGGATAAAGTCTAA
- a CDS encoding cytochrome c oxidase subunit 3, with translation MEERLSFIEEAEQPLAMHPKKFALWLFIVSVVMVFAGMTSAYIVRQGEGNWLEFDLPNVFWYTSGIIILSSMTLQWAYSAAKKDNFNNLKIGLLATTVLGISFLVGQWFSWEALVAEDVYFVGNPSGSFMYVFTGLHAIHLISGVIFLIFVLISALRNRIHSQKLAQLEMCLTYWHFLGGLWLYLFMFLLLNH, from the coding sequence ATGGAAGAAAGATTATCATTTATCGAAGAAGCAGAACAGCCATTGGCAATGCATCCAAAGAAGTTTGCTCTTTGGTTATTCATTGTAAGTGTTGTGATGGTTTTTGCTGGGATGACCAGTGCATACATTGTCAGACAAGGCGAAGGCAATTGGCTTGAGTTTGATCTACCAAATGTATTCTGGTATACTTCGGGTATTATCATTTTATCAAGCATGACTTTGCAATGGGCATACTCAGCTGCTAAAAAAGATAATTTCAATAATTTGAAAATAGGGCTTCTGGCCACCACTGTTTTAGGTATTTCTTTTCTGGTTGGACAATGGTTCAGTTGGGAAGCGCTTGTAGCAGAGGATGTGTATTTCGTGGGTAACCCATCAGGATCCTTTATGTATGTTTTTACTGGCTTGCATGCAATACATCTTATTAGTGGTGTGATATTTCTAATATTTGTATTAATTTCGGCTTTAAGGAATAGAATCCATTCCCAAAAATTGGCACAACTAGAAATGTGCTTGACCTATTGGCATTTTTTGGGAGGTCTATGGCTTTACTTGTTTATGTTTTTGCTTCTAAATCATTAA
- a CDS encoding cytochrome c oxidase subunit 3 encodes MSSTAIEIQSKRGVWGGGNEPLKASYGKLMMWFFLLSDIFTFSAFLITYGAIRVSYPAYAGEVADFVSSNEHWPIPEMIFDAIPFVHGGHYPLVFVGLMTFILIMSSVTMVLAVEAGHRNDKKDVVKWMLWTLLGGMTFLGCQAWEWTHFIHGTDEGILMTYVNSFNNVVTETVYGANLLVNEYGPAPFAQLFFFITGFHGFHVTIGVFLLFLAFYQAAVGVYEGRGHYEMVEKIGLYWHFVDLVWVFVFTFFYLI; translated from the coding sequence ATGTCTTCGACTGCTATTGAAATTCAATCAAAAAGAGGCGTTTGGGGTGGAGGTAACGAACCACTAAAAGCGAGCTATGGTAAGCTCATGATGTGGTTTTTTCTCCTCTCAGATATTTTTACCTTTTCAGCCTTTCTAATTACTTATGGTGCTATTCGAGTAAGTTATCCTGCATATGCTGGAGAAGTTGCTGATTTTGTTAGTTCAAATGAACATTGGCCCATTCCTGAAATGATATTTGATGCCATCCCTTTTGTACATGGTGGGCATTACCCTCTTGTATTTGTTGGCTTGATGACTTTTATCTTGATTATGAGTTCTGTTACAATGGTACTTGCCGTTGAAGCAGGTCATAGAAATGATAAAAAAGATGTAGTGAAATGGATGCTTTGGACTCTTTTAGGAGGAATGACTTTCCTTGGATGTCAAGCATGGGAATGGACTCACTTTATTCACGGTACGGATGAAGGAATTTTGATGACCTATGTTAATTCATTCAATAATGTAGTAACTGAGACTGTTTATGGTGCCAACTTATTGGTTAATGAATACGGACCAGCACCTTTTGCCCAGTTGTTTTTCTTTATTACTGGTTTCCACGGTTTTCACGTTACTATAGGTGTATTCTTATTGTTCTTGGCTTTTTATCAGGCAGCTGTTGGTGTATACGAAGGCAGAGGTCACTACGAAATGGTTGAGAAAATTGGCTTGTACTGGCACTTTGTAGATCTAGTATGGGTATTTGTATTTACCTTCTTCTATTTGATCTAA
- a CDS encoding cytochrome C oxidase subunit IV family protein codes for MEHVNKSGLEVIPRDPAKIKKIWLTALILLVITAVEFVLAFTMERGLFLYFLFIALTIVKAKYIMLEFMHLGDEVKPLFYSIIVPLIFLVWLIIALMKEGAEIFIMRW; via the coding sequence ATGGAACATGTTAATAAAAGTGGGTTGGAAGTAATTCCAAGAGATCCTGCCAAAATAAAGAAAATCTGGCTTACTGCATTGATATTATTAGTGATAACTGCAGTGGAATTTGTTCTGGCCTTCACCATGGAAAGGGGACTGTTTTTGTATTTCCTTTTTATCGCCTTGACTATTGTTAAAGCCAAGTACATCATGTTGGAATTCATGCACTTGGGAGATGAAGTTAAACCTTTGTTCTATTCTATCATCGTCCCTCTTATATTCCTTGTTTGGTTGATTATTGCCTTAATGAAGGAAGGTGCTGAGATCTTTATCATGAGATGGTAA
- a CDS encoding SCO family protein — protein sequence MKMLRVIQVLVLVCVLMIPVLIILFLRGFSTNHYEIPILYQNGVDDPFEQCDFEDSTQHYIPDFTFTDQLGRAIGKEQMMGKITVVDFFFTSCPSICPVMSSEMERVQDVFRNEDKVQIYSISIDPEFDNTEVLSDYANEHSAKKDKWFFLNGPVGETYDLARCGFILPSISGGAVPEDFVHSDKFVLIDELGRIRGYYSGTKREGVDQLILETKILLHDEE from the coding sequence ATGAAAATGTTGCGTGTTATTCAGGTGCTGGTATTGGTTTGTGTTTTAATGATACCCGTTTTAATAATTCTATTTTTAAGAGGGTTTTCAACAAATCATTATGAGATCCCTATTCTATATCAAAATGGGGTTGATGACCCTTTTGAACAATGTGATTTTGAGGACAGTACTCAACATTATATTCCTGACTTTACTTTTACAGATCAACTCGGTCGAGCAATAGGTAAAGAACAAATGATGGGCAAGATTACTGTAGTAGATTTTTTCTTTACTAGTTGTCCCAGTATTTGTCCTGTTATGTCTTCTGAGATGGAAAGGGTTCAGGATGTGTTCCGAAACGAAGATAAGGTACAGATTTACTCCATAAGTATAGATCCTGAGTTTGACAATACCGAAGTATTATCTGATTATGCTAATGAACATTCAGCCAAGAAAGACAAATGGTTTTTCTTAAATGGGCCAGTAGGTGAAACCTATGACCTGGCAAGGTGTGGATTCATTCTACCATCTATAAGTGGTGGAGCTGTTCCTGAAGACTTTGTACATTCTGATAAGTTCGTGCTGATCGATGAACTTGGACGTATAAGAGGTTACTATAGTGGAACCAAGAGAGAGGGCGTAGACCAATTGATATTAGAGACTAAAATACTGCTACATGACGAAGAATAA
- a CDS encoding DUF420 domain-containing protein, whose product MTKNNLNTDKNEKAVYKWITVVSILVPIAVAVLLFMPSKVNVEEEWVYFLPHLNAVINSFASIMLLLGLYFIKKGKKEWHKMSMSVAFGLGAIFLISYIIYHASAESTSFGGVGSIRYVYYILLISHIILAAVALFPILLAYYFGMTGKFDKHRSIVRYAYPIWLYVTLSGVIVYLMISPYYSH is encoded by the coding sequence ATGACGAAGAATAATTTAAATACTGATAAAAATGAAAAGGCTGTTTATAAATGGATTACGGTGGTATCAATATTGGTTCCAATAGCTGTAGCCGTTCTTTTGTTTATGCCTTCAAAAGTTAACGTAGAAGAAGAATGGGTATACTTTTTACCTCATTTGAATGCAGTTATTAATTCTTTTGCTTCCATTATGCTTCTATTGGGGCTTTATTTCATTAAAAAGGGCAAAAAAGAATGGCATAAAATGTCCATGTCTGTCGCTTTTGGGCTTGGAGCAATATTTCTGATAAGCTATATAATCTATCATGCTTCTGCTGAAAGTACTTCTTTTGGTGGAGTGGGGTCAATAAGGTACGTTTATTATATCCTTCTGATTAGCCATATTATCTTAGCTGCAGTGGCTTTGTTTCCGATTCTACTAGCTTATTATTTTGGGATGACTGGAAAATTTGATAAACACAGGTCTATAGTTCGTTACGCTTATCCTATTTGGCTTTATGTCACTTTATCAGGGGTGATTGTGTATTTGATGATTAGTCCTTATTACAGCCATTAA